A single genomic interval of Candidatus Equadaptatus faecalis harbors:
- a CDS encoding ABC transporter ATP-binding protein: MNVEPVLSVRNLSVRYGAIQALRGIDLDVFRGEIVSVIGANGAGKTTMMNAVMGDIPRAGGEILLNGKPLPDKSFRVACEKISISPEGRRVFAPLTVYENLQMGAFPLKDKKEIAAQLKEIYRLFPRLEERKKQYAGTLSGGEQQMLAIGRALMQKPEVLLLDEPSLGLAPIIISEIFKELKIINKELGTTILIVEQNAKKALQLSDRAYVLQTGKVVMEGKSAELLNNQEIQAAYLGVK; the protein is encoded by the coding sequence ATAAACGTGGAACCTGTCCTTTCCGTCAGAAATTTAAGTGTACGCTACGGCGCCATTCAGGCGCTGAGAGGAATTGACCTTGACGTCTTCCGCGGCGAAATAGTCTCTGTTATCGGTGCAAACGGCGCCGGCAAAACGACAATGATGAACGCGGTTATGGGCGACATTCCGCGTGCCGGCGGAGAAATTCTGCTCAACGGCAAGCCTCTGCCCGACAAAAGCTTTCGCGTCGCATGCGAAAAAATAAGCATATCGCCGGAAGGCAGAAGAGTGTTTGCGCCGCTTACCGTCTATGAAAACCTGCAAATGGGCGCGTTCCCTCTCAAAGACAAAAAAGAAATAGCGGCACAGCTGAAAGAAATATACAGACTGTTCCCGCGCCTTGAAGAAAGGAAAAAACAATACGCCGGCACGCTCTCCGGCGGTGAACAACAAATGCTTGCAATCGGCAGGGCTCTTATGCAGAAGCCGGAAGTGCTTCTGCTTGACGAACCGTCGCTCGGGCTTGCGCCGATAATTATCAGCGAAATTTTCAAAGAATTAAAAATTATCAACAAAGAACTCGGCACGACAATACTTATCGTAGAACAGAACGCGAAAAAAGCGCTGCAGCTTTCAGACAGGGCATACGTTCTGCAGACGGGAAAAGTTGTTATGGAAGGCAAATCAGCCGAACTGCTGAACAATCAGGAAATTCAGGCGGCATACCTCGGTGTAAAATAA